The following are encoded in a window of Citrobacter freundii genomic DNA:
- the iolB gene encoding 5-deoxy-glucuronate isomerase, protein MSRLLSPWQPPNVQGRTQSVTPEGAGWGYVGFEAYELAEGQQLTLPAVSEERCLVLVAGRATISTPGATFTDIGERMSPFERIKPWAVYVTSQEAVQVTALTTLELAVCAAPGKGTYPTRLIAPQDIDGEARGKGNNQRYVHNILPQDKPADSLLVVEVWTNEGCTSSYPSHKHDTDNPPQETYLEETYYHRLNPEQGFCMQRVYTDDRTLDECMAVYNRDVVMVPKGYHPVATLAGYDSYYLNVMAGPVRQWMFTWEDDHAWINRDYPADK, encoded by the coding sequence ATGTCACGTTTATTATCACCCTGGCAGCCGCCGAATGTGCAAGGGCGTACCCAGTCGGTGACGCCGGAAGGGGCGGGCTGGGGATATGTGGGCTTTGAGGCGTATGAACTGGCGGAGGGGCAGCAGCTGACGCTGCCCGCCGTCAGCGAAGAACGTTGTCTGGTGCTGGTGGCCGGACGCGCGACCATCAGCACGCCGGGGGCAACGTTTACCGATATCGGCGAGCGCATGAGTCCCTTTGAGCGCATCAAGCCGTGGGCGGTTTACGTGACCTCTCAGGAAGCTGTACAGGTCACCGCGCTGACGACGCTTGAGCTGGCGGTGTGCGCTGCACCGGGGAAGGGTACGTACCCGACACGACTGATCGCCCCGCAGGATATCGACGGTGAAGCGCGCGGCAAGGGAAATAACCAGCGCTATGTGCATAACATTCTGCCGCAAGACAAACCTGCCGACAGCCTGCTGGTGGTCGAGGTCTGGACCAATGAGGGATGCACCAGTTCGTACCCGAGCCATAAGCACGATACTGACAATCCCCCACAGGAAACCTATCTTGAGGAGACGTACTACCATCGCCTCAACCCGGAGCAGGGGTTCTGCATGCAGCGGGTGTATACCGACGACCGGACGCTCGATGAGTGTATGGCAGTCTACAACCGCGATGTGGTGATGGTGCCGAAGGGCTATCATCCGGTGGCCACCCTGGCAGGCTATGACAGTTACTACCTGAACGTGATGGCCGGTCCGGTGCGTCAATGGATGTTCACCTGGGAAGATGACCACGCATGGATTAACCGCGATTATCCTGCGGATAAATAG
- a CDS encoding TA system toxin CbtA family protein, translating to MHISTVPVTVPVSSRLSPVQVWQQLLTYLLEHHYGLTLNDTPFHDDSAIQEHIEAGITLADAVNFLVERYELVRIDRKGFTWQEQTPFLTTIDLLRARRATGLVHT from the coding sequence ATGCATATTTCAACTGTACCGGTCACGGTGCCAGTTTCGTCACGCCTGTCGCCCGTGCAGGTCTGGCAGCAACTATTAACTTATCTGCTGGAACACCATTACGGTCTAACGCTAAACGACACACCATTCCATGATGATTCAGCCATCCAGGAACATATCGAAGCGGGAATAACACTGGCTGATGCGGTGAACTTTCTGGTGGAACGCTATGAACTGGTGCGCATCGACCGTAAAGGATTCACCTGGCAGGAGCAGACACCATTCCTGACCACTATCGATTTACTCAGAGCCAGGCGAGCTACCGGATTAGTGCACACATAA
- a CDS encoding type IV toxin-antitoxin system YeeU family antitoxin: MQSTTLSGSSAENTSCLQWGLKRNITPCFDARLVQEGNRLYFLADRAGFNGSFSDDEALRLDQVFPLMMKHLERMLTTGELDPRSQHSVTLHHNGLTCEADTLGSHGYVYIAIYPQSAVTR; encoded by the coding sequence ATGCAATCGACCACCTTATCCGGCTCATCAGCGGAGAACACATCCTGCCTTCAGTGGGGATTAAAACGTAATATCACACCGTGCTTCGACGCTCGCCTGGTACAGGAAGGTAACCGTCTCTACTTTCTGGCTGATCGGGCTGGGTTTAATGGCTCATTCAGTGACGATGAAGCATTGCGTCTGGACCAGGTGTTTCCACTGATGATGAAACACCTGGAGCGGATGCTCACCACTGGAGAGCTTGATCCCCGCAGTCAGCACTCCGTCACTCTGCATCACAACGGACTCACTTGTGAAGCTGACACTCTCGGCTCTCATGGCTACGTTTACATCGCTATTTATCCCCAGTCAGCCGTAACCAGGTAA
- a CDS encoding DUF987 domain-containing protein: MKIISKRQAMHIYRQHPESRLSAFCTGHYQWHGSVCHYYGREVQDISGVLAVFVERRQDRAGPYATLRSVTMN, translated from the coding sequence ATGAAAATAATCAGTAAGCGCCAGGCGATGCATATTTATCGTCAGCATCCCGAATCCCGGTTATCTGCCTTCTGTACAGGTCACTACCAGTGGCATGGCAGTGTCTGCCATTACTACGGACGTGAAGTTCAGGATATCAGCGGTGTACTCGCTGTTTTTGTTGAGCGTCGTCAGGACCGGGCAGGCCCATATGCCACCCTTCGCAGCGTGACGATGAATTAA
- the radC gene encoding RadC family protein — translation MSAIHLSPVFPANEQRVIRRALRLLEKYQRQPSESFTSTSITKTWLQLQMAHQEREVFIVMYLDNQHCLLGRETLFTGTLSHTEVHPREVVKSALKHNAAAVILAHNHPSGTTEISQQDKHITQRIMKALALVEVRVLDHLVVGNEVVSFAECGWL, via the coding sequence ATGTCAGCAATTCATCTATCCCCGGTATTCCCTGCAAACGAGCAGCGAGTCATCCGTCGAGCATTACGACTACTGGAAAAATATCAGCGTCAACCGAGTGAGTCGTTTACCTCCACCAGCATCACCAAGACCTGGCTTCAGCTACAGATGGCTCATCAGGAGCGGGAAGTCTTTATCGTGATGTATCTCGATAACCAGCATTGCCTTTTGGGGCGAGAAACGCTGTTTACCGGCACGCTCAGCCATACCGAAGTACATCCGCGCGAAGTGGTGAAGTCAGCCCTGAAGCACAACGCCGCTGCAGTAATTCTGGCGCATAACCATCCGTCTGGTACGACAGAAATCAGTCAGCAGGATAAACACATCACCCAGCGAATAATGAAAGCGTTAGCACTAGTAGAAGTGCGAGTGCTGGATCATTTGGTTGTTGGGAACGAAGTGGTGTCTTTTGCTGAATGTGGTTGGTTGTGA
- a CDS encoding DUF932 domain-containing protein, with protein MTRLTSRFGSVNLVRRDRPLTRDELAHYVPSVFSEEKHESRSDRYTYIPTISLLENLQCEGFQPFFACQTRVRDQSKREHTKHMLRLRREGQITGKQVPEIILLNSHDGSSSYQMLPGLFRSVCQNGLICGESFGEVRVPHKGNVVEKVIEGAYEVLGIFDRVEGKRDAMQSLILPPPAQQAMAKAALTYRFGEDHQPVTESQILSPRRWQDESNDLWTTYQRIQENLIKGGLSGRTANGKRAHTRAVKGIDGDVKLNRALWVMAENMLQLAS; from the coding sequence ATGACCCGTTTAACCAGCCGCTTCGGCTCAGTCAATCTCGTTCGCCGCGACCGTCCGTTAACCCGCGACGAACTGGCGCATTATGTGCCGAGTGTGTTTAGCGAAGAAAAGCATGAATCCCGCAGTGACAGGTACACCTACATTCCGACTATTTCCCTGCTAGAAAACTTACAATGCGAAGGCTTCCAGCCATTCTTCGCCTGTCAGACTCGAGTTCGGGACCAGAGCAAGCGAGAGCACACCAAACACATGCTGCGCCTGCGTCGCGAAGGCCAGATCACTGGCAAACAGGTGCCAGAAATCATCCTGCTTAACAGCCATGATGGTTCCAGTTCATACCAAATGCTGCCGGGGTTATTTAGATCGGTTTGCCAGAATGGTTTGATTTGTGGTGAGTCTTTCGGGGAGGTGCGCGTGCCGCATAAAGGCAATGTAGTGGAGAAAGTCATTGAAGGGGCTTACGAAGTGCTGGGGATTTTTGATCGAGTGGAAGGGAAGCGTGATGCAATGCAGTCGCTGATATTACCGCCACCTGCACAGCAGGCGATGGCGAAAGCGGCTTTAACCTATCGCTTTGGAGAAGATCATCAGCCGGTAACTGAATCACAAATCCTTTCCCCGCGCCGCTGGCAGGACGAAAGCAATGATCTCTGGACCACTTACCAGCGTATTCAGGAAAACCTTATCAAAGGCGGTCTCTCAGGTCGGACTGCCAATGGCAAGCGAGCCCACACACGAGCAGTTAAAGGTATCGACGGTGATGTGAAGCTCAATCGCGCGCTGTGGGTTATGGCCGAGAATATGCTGCAACTTGCTTCATGA
- a CDS encoding inovirus Gp2 family protein, producing the protein MKPYISRLHGPCNQLHINRIHDTLNKSLSEYPRTYVRRIDLRIPDEVYEQYRDDSTLITRFMESLKAQIKQTQKRKRSEGKRVHPCNVRYVWSREFGEVKGKKHYHIALMLNNDAYYSTGTYCPVGNVYIHNLALMIMEAWIRALNLHTQLDYQRHYRSVHFVLEGSIMLDTNSKTFQLNYDQIFQHLEYTAKLYSKSYVDGKRNFGCSQY; encoded by the coding sequence ATGAAACCCTACATCAGCAGATTACATGGACCATGTAACCAACTTCATATCAACCGTATCCATGACACGTTGAATAAATCACTTAGTGAATACCCAAGGACATACGTTCGCAGAATAGATTTAAGAATACCCGATGAGGTCTATGAACAATACCGTGATGACTCAACACTGATAACGCGTTTTATGGAATCACTAAAGGCTCAGATTAAACAAACTCAGAAGCGTAAGCGAAGTGAAGGTAAACGAGTTCATCCCTGCAATGTTCGTTATGTCTGGTCAAGAGAGTTTGGTGAGGTCAAGGGGAAGAAGCATTATCATATCGCATTAATGCTGAATAACGATGCGTACTACAGTACCGGTACATATTGCCCCGTTGGGAATGTATATATACATAATCTGGCATTGATGATCATGGAAGCATGGATAAGGGCTTTAAACCTTCATACACAACTTGATTATCAACGGCATTACCGGTCGGTGCATTTTGTGCTTGAGGGTAGCATTATGCTGGATACTAATAGCAAAACCTTTCAACTTAATTATGATCAGATATTCCAGCATCTCGAGTATACGGCTAAACTCTACTCGAAAAGCTATGTTGATGGTAAGCGTAATTTTGGTTGTAGTCAGTACTGA
- a CDS encoding DUF3987 domain-containing protein, translating into MSYLPLMPVFQHQTIPVWAFTSVMQNAINHLQDGGKIPVELAVNVTLAAVSEACQPLVEVINPFTNLPEPDALYILTLADSGTGKSTVNKLLREPFDKLKAELDEAFQKKLAAYERDYAVWETKLQALKSNLRTAVKKCLFPSDAEAELALHTDLKPNKPVLLTLAYNDASVAALIEGLSEYPTAAVNSDEASGFFESCVKDNPAFFNKAWDGDLYEHKRSHQATRSFKPTLTLSLMLQRPLFLNFMKKHQDKLLNSGLLARFLFTNIPTKNVTNMGHRHHSNTFFRDETAIPLFHEQIKKLLKKQKQQIISGKIEKKTLKLSPEAAEFWENKRDIWISLPINDPRWCCIDYMLQKANTNTLRIAGLLHYFSDQETEIIPLSVVQSASLIMDWYLNQAVSWFYQFTDEYKFYQDVEELRQWIHNKFTANRWLPFKKNDIIKYGPNKFRRSDKLEPLMNYIIGQPGTGFFTTFRTSAHSAEYITWRMSNGFYAPLAAPPVQYLPQQAPKLINSSDIV; encoded by the coding sequence ATGAGCTATTTGCCGTTGATGCCTGTATTCCAGCACCAAACCATCCCTGTATGGGCGTTTACATCTGTGATGCAAAATGCCATTAACCATCTACAGGATGGGGGTAAGATTCCGGTGGAATTAGCTGTCAATGTAACTTTGGCCGCTGTATCTGAAGCCTGTCAGCCCCTGGTTGAAGTGATCAATCCTTTTACTAATCTGCCTGAACCCGATGCACTTTACATCCTGACTCTGGCAGATTCAGGTACAGGGAAATCGACCGTAAACAAACTGCTCAGGGAGCCATTCGACAAGCTGAAAGCTGAGTTGGATGAAGCCTTTCAGAAGAAATTGGCTGCATACGAGCGTGATTATGCCGTCTGGGAGACAAAACTTCAGGCCCTGAAGAGCAACCTGCGTACCGCAGTCAAAAAATGCCTCTTTCCCAGCGACGCTGAAGCTGAACTGGCATTACATACGGACCTGAAGCCCAATAAACCTGTATTGCTCACCCTTGCCTACAACGATGCTTCGGTAGCTGCACTCATTGAAGGATTAAGTGAATATCCAACTGCAGCCGTGAACTCCGATGAAGCGAGCGGCTTTTTTGAATCCTGCGTGAAAGATAATCCAGCATTTTTTAATAAAGCCTGGGATGGTGATCTCTATGAACACAAACGTAGCCATCAAGCCACCCGCAGTTTTAAACCGACACTGACATTATCGTTAATGTTGCAGAGACCTCTCTTTCTCAATTTCATGAAAAAGCATCAGGACAAGCTTTTAAATAGTGGTCTGTTAGCCCGTTTCCTGTTTACGAATATCCCCACTAAAAATGTCACGAACATGGGCCATCGTCATCACTCGAATACATTTTTCCGTGATGAAACTGCAATACCTCTTTTTCATGAGCAGATTAAGAAGCTACTGAAAAAGCAGAAGCAACAAATCATTTCGGGTAAAATTGAGAAGAAAACACTCAAACTTTCCCCTGAAGCTGCAGAGTTTTGGGAAAATAAACGTGATATCTGGATTTCTTTACCAATAAATGATCCTCGTTGGTGTTGTATTGATTACATGCTGCAGAAAGCCAACACTAATACATTACGTATTGCTGGGTTGCTTCACTACTTCTCTGACCAAGAAACAGAAATTATTCCACTCAGTGTTGTTCAGAGTGCATCCCTTATCATGGATTGGTATCTCAACCAAGCAGTATCTTGGTTTTATCAGTTCACTGATGAATATAAGTTTTATCAGGATGTGGAAGAACTCCGCCAGTGGATTCATAATAAATTTACTGCCAATCGCTGGCTCCCATTCAAAAAGAATGACATCATCAAGTATGGACCCAATAAATTCCGCCGCAGCGACAAACTTGAACCTTTGATGAATTACATCATTGGTCAACCAGGAACGGGTTTTTTTACCACATTCCGGACAAGTGCTCATTCAGCCGAGTATATTACCTGGCGCATGAGCAATGGCTTTTACGCCCCACTCGCTGCACCTCCGGTTCAATACTTGCCACAGCAAGCGCCTAAGCTGATTAATTCGTCTGACATTGTCTAA
- a CDS encoding helix-turn-helix transcriptional regulator, with product MTTYTQTVKILRMRAVAAKLGIARSTIYDWLNAKSPRHDPAFPKPYSLGKQSVGWLESELDEWILQRRAA from the coding sequence ATGACCACCTACACCCAGACGGTAAAAATCCTGCGCATGCGAGCAGTTGCGGCCAAACTCGGCATCGCTCGTTCCACCATCTACGACTGGCTTAATGCTAAGTCGCCACGTCATGATCCAGCATTCCCGAAACCCTACTCCTTGGGTAAGCAATCCGTTGGCTGGCTGGAATCCGAACTGGATGAATGGATTCTACAGCGTCGGGCAGCATAG